From the Camarhynchus parvulus chromosome 13, STF_HiC, whole genome shotgun sequence genome, one window contains:
- the LRRTM2 gene encoding leucine-rich repeat transmembrane neuronal protein 2 isoform X1, with protein sequence MGLHFKWPLGARMLAALYAMSMVLKMLPALGMACPPKCRCEKLLFYCDSQGFHSVPNTTEKGSLGLSLRHNYISELERDQFASFSQLTWLHLDHNQIATVREDSFQGLYKLKELVLSSNKIFHLPNTTFSQLLNLQNLDLSFNQLSSLHPELFYGLRKLQTLHLRSNSLRTIPVRLFWDCRSLEFLDLSTNRLRSLARNGFAGLIKLRELHLEHNQLTKINFAHFLRLSSLHTLFLQWNKISNLTCGMEWTWGTLAKLDLTGNEIKAIDLTVFETMPNLKTLLMDNNKLTTLDSKILSSLTSLTTVGLSGNLWECSPKICALATWLSGFQGRWEHAILCHSPDHTQGEDILDAVYGFQLCWNLSTVVTPVATTSYTAPTTEYMKRISSSHFHVGDKEIPTTAGMVVTTEEQFPEPNNAIFTQRVITGTMALLFSFFFIIFIVFISRKCCPPTLRRIRQCSMIQNHRQLRSQTRLHMANMSDQGPYNEYEPTHEGPFIIINGYGQCKCQQLPYKECEV encoded by the exons ATGG GCTTACATTTCAAGTGGCCATTAGGGGCTCGTATGCTGGCAGCACTATATGCAATGAGTAtggttttaaaaatgctgcCTGCCTTGGGCATGGCTTGTCCACCAAAATGTCgctgtgagaagctgctctTTTACTGTGACTCTCAGGGGTTTCACTCAGTGCCAAACACCACTGAAAAGGGCTCGCTAGGTTTGTCACTGAGGCACAATTATATTTCTGAACTTGAAAGGGATCAATTTGCAAGCTTCAGTCAACTTACTTGGCTTCACTTAGATCATAATCAAATTGCAACAGTCAGAGAAGATTCTTTTCAAGGACTGTATAAACTTAAGGAATTAGTCTTAAGTTCCAACAAAATCTTTCATTTGCCAAACACAACTTTTAGCCAGCTGCTTAACCTGCAGAATTTGGACCTCTCTTTTAATCAGTTATCCTCTCTGCACCCCGAGCTCTTCTACGGCCTTCGCAAGCTACAGACCTTGCACTTGCGATCCAACTCCCTGCGGACCATCCCGGTCCGCCTGTTCTGGGACTGTCGTAGCCTGGAATTCCTGGATTTGAGCACAAATCGCTTGCGAAGTTTGGCTCGCAATGGATTTGCGGGATTAATCAAGCTGAGGGAGCTTCACCTAGAGCACAACCAGCTGACAAAGATTAATTTTGCTCACTTCCTCCGGCTGAGCAGCCTGCACACGCTCTTCTTGCAGTGGAACAAAATTAGCAACTTGACATGTGGGATGGAGTGGACCTGGGGCACCTTAGCAAAGCTCGATTTGACTGGAAACGAAATCAAAGCCATCGACCTCACCGTCTTTGAAACTATGCCTAACCTTAAAACCCTCCTCATGGATAACAACAAGCTCACCACTCTGGATTCCAAGATCCTGAGCTCACTGACATCCCTCACCACCGTGGGCCTCTCCGGCAATCTGTGGGAATGCAGCCCAAAGATCTGCGCCTTGGCCACATGGTTGAGTGGCTTCCAAGGTCGGTGGGAGCACGCCATCCTCTGCCACAGCCCCGACCACACCCAGGGAGAGGATATTCTGGATGCAGTGTATGGCTTTCAGCTTTGCTGGAATTTATCGACTGTGGTTACCCCTGTGGCTACGACATCGTACACAGCTCCAACTACCGAGTACATGAAAAGAATAAGCTCTTCTCATTTCCATGTGGGAGACAAAGAGATTCCAACTACAGCAGGCATGGTCGTTACCACCGAAGAACAGTTCCCTGAGCCAAACAATGCCATCTTCACTCAGAGGGTAATTACAGGAACAATGgctttattgttttctttcttttttatcatttttatagTGTTCATCTCCAGGAAGTGCTGCCCTCCCACACTAAGAAGAATTAGGCAGTGCTCAATGATTCAAAACCACAGGCAGCTCCGATCCCAAACGCGGCTGCATATGGCCAATATGTCAGACCAAGGACCCTATAACGAGTACGAACCCACCCACGAAGGACCCTTCATCATCATCAATGGCTACGGACAGTGcaagtgccagcagctgccctaTAAAGAATGTGAAGTATAA
- the LRRTM2 gene encoding leucine-rich repeat transmembrane neuronal protein 2 isoform X2: protein MHPPMYSKEWLSSLHPELFYGLRKLQTLHLRSNSLRTIPVRLFWDCRSLEFLDLSTNRLRSLARNGFAGLIKLRELHLEHNQLTKINFAHFLRLSSLHTLFLQWNKISNLTCGMEWTWGTLAKLDLTGNEIKAIDLTVFETMPNLKTLLMDNNKLTTLDSKILSSLTSLTTVGLSGNLWECSPKICALATWLSGFQGRWEHAILCHSPDHTQGEDILDAVYGFQLCWNLSTVVTPVATTSYTAPTTEYMKRISSSHFHVGDKEIPTTAGMVVTTEEQFPEPNNAIFTQRVITGTMALLFSFFFIIFIVFISRKCCPPTLRRIRQCSMIQNHRQLRSQTRLHMANMSDQGPYNEYEPTHEGPFIIINGYGQCKCQQLPYKECEV from the exons ATGCACCCTCCAATGTACTCAAAAGAATGG TTATCCTCTCTGCACCCCGAGCTCTTCTACGGCCTTCGCAAGCTACAGACCTTGCACTTGCGATCCAACTCCCTGCGGACCATCCCGGTCCGCCTGTTCTGGGACTGTCGTAGCCTGGAATTCCTGGATTTGAGCACAAATCGCTTGCGAAGTTTGGCTCGCAATGGATTTGCGGGATTAATCAAGCTGAGGGAGCTTCACCTAGAGCACAACCAGCTGACAAAGATTAATTTTGCTCACTTCCTCCGGCTGAGCAGCCTGCACACGCTCTTCTTGCAGTGGAACAAAATTAGCAACTTGACATGTGGGATGGAGTGGACCTGGGGCACCTTAGCAAAGCTCGATTTGACTGGAAACGAAATCAAAGCCATCGACCTCACCGTCTTTGAAACTATGCCTAACCTTAAAACCCTCCTCATGGATAACAACAAGCTCACCACTCTGGATTCCAAGATCCTGAGCTCACTGACATCCCTCACCACCGTGGGCCTCTCCGGCAATCTGTGGGAATGCAGCCCAAAGATCTGCGCCTTGGCCACATGGTTGAGTGGCTTCCAAGGTCGGTGGGAGCACGCCATCCTCTGCCACAGCCCCGACCACACCCAGGGAGAGGATATTCTGGATGCAGTGTATGGCTTTCAGCTTTGCTGGAATTTATCGACTGTGGTTACCCCTGTGGCTACGACATCGTACACAGCTCCAACTACCGAGTACATGAAAAGAATAAGCTCTTCTCATTTCCATGTGGGAGACAAAGAGATTCCAACTACAGCAGGCATGGTCGTTACCACCGAAGAACAGTTCCCTGAGCCAAACAATGCCATCTTCACTCAGAGGGTAATTACAGGAACAATGgctttattgttttctttcttttttatcatttttatagTGTTCATCTCCAGGAAGTGCTGCCCTCCCACACTAAGAAGAATTAGGCAGTGCTCAATGATTCAAAACCACAGGCAGCTCCGATCCCAAACGCGGCTGCATATGGCCAATATGTCAGACCAAGGACCCTATAACGAGTACGAACCCACCCACGAAGGACCCTTCATCATCATCAATGGCTACGGACAGTGcaagtgccagcagctgccctaTAAAGAATGTGAAGTATAA